From the Sphingobacteruim zhuxiongii genome, the window GCGTACCAGCAGCACTATTGCCTTTTGAGAAAAACTTATCAGCATCTCCTTCTAAACCGTCAATTAGAGATTTCAACTCTTTAAATTTATCAATACTTGCCATAACTGTTAGATTTATTTGTTTAAAATTAGTAACTAGCTTAAAATTAACATCTTTTTCCAAGAATCAAAATCTAAAAACAAAAAAAAGGTGACCTTCACAGGCCACCCTCATTTATTAAATAGGATAAGATTAATCTACATTATCGTGTAAAAACGAATTGTTAGGTCTAATTTCTGTCTCACCATCGTCGAAAGAAAGAGTGAAACGAGAAACTTGGGATTGAGAAGAATGAGGCACATCATCCAATGTTTTTTGCTTTCTCTTGTAAGCAGGCTCATTCTCTAATTCCTGAAGACCGTTTGAAGATTTTAATTTCATGCTCAATTCTTTCAATCGCAAGATTCGCTCTTTCGTTTTCAACAATTGATCCTCAAAATTAATCTCTTCTTTTTTCGCTTCTTCAAGCACATCTTCAGCAACAGGAAACTGCTCTGAAATTTCATTTGCAAAACTTGACTCCTCTTCTTGATCAGCTGCCGGTTTATATGCATCAAACACGGTCGGCAATTTGAATTCAAATAAAGAAGGTGAAGTTTTCAATTCAAAACCGTGTGGATTTGAATCTTCCTCGACCTCTTCAATCTCCGAAGAGTTATCAAATTCCAAAGTATGACGAATGATTTTATCACCATT encodes:
- a CDS encoding histone H1, translating into MASIDKFKELKSLIDGLEGDADKFFSKGNSAAGTRIRKGLQDIKTLSQSLRLGIQDLKNKK